A region from the Eptesicus fuscus isolate TK198812 chromosome 1, DD_ASM_mEF_20220401, whole genome shotgun sequence genome encodes:
- the LOC129148905 gene encoding 40S ribosomal protein S25-like produces the protein MPPKDDKKKKDAGKSAKKDKDPVNKSGGKAKKKKWPKGKVLDKLNNLVLFDKATYDKLCKEVPNYKLITPAVVSERLKIRGSSCWRCMNKRSHQLLDRNKEH, from the exons ATGCCGCCCAAGGacgacaagaagaagaaagatgctgGAAAGTCGGCCAAGAAAGACAAAGACCCCGTGAACAAGTCGGGGGGCAAGGCCAAAAAGAAGAAGTGGCCCAAAGGCAAAGTTCTGGACAAGCTCAATAACCTGGTCTTGTTTGACAAAGCCACGTATGACAAGCTCTGTAAGGAAGTTCCCAACTACAAACTGATCACCCCAGCTGTGGTCTCCGAGAGGCTGAAGATTCGCGGCTCCAGCTGCTGGAGATGCATGAACAAGAGATCTCACCAgct ATTGGACAGAAATAAGGAGCACTGA